A part of Candidatus Electrothrix aestuarii genomic DNA contains:
- a CDS encoding metalloregulator ArsR/SmtB family transcription factor, whose translation MDDQVDNLAILLKSISHPIRLKILCLLQDKELTVSEIREEVETSGANISQHLNIMRNQGIIDSRKEANFIYNRIADERIIELMKTMKQLFCAIA comes from the coding sequence ATGGATGACCAAGTCGATAATCTGGCTATTTTGCTCAAATCCATATCTCACCCTATTCGCTTAAAAATTCTCTGCCTTCTCCAGGATAAAGAGCTGACAGTGAGTGAAATTCGGGAAGAAGTGGAAACCAGTGGGGCAAATATCAGTCAGCATTTGAACATAATGAGAAACCAAGGTATCATCGACTCGCGCAAAGAAGCGAATTTTATTTACAATCGTATTGCGGACGAGCGAATTATCGAGTTAATGAAGACGATGAAGCAGTTATTTTGCGCCATCGCCTAA